One genomic region from bacterium encodes:
- a CDS encoding DUF3473 domain-containing protein: protein MIPAASADTSAVTRRVVVLSMDIEDWYHVDYLDKNLCDRSYSMLDGLEVYLGIMDRHGVSSSFFCTGEIAESIAPSLRQMLLAGHEIGSHTQSHVRPLTIPGEDFRRELFSSKKTLEEIMGSKVEGFRAPCFSLDDEKLAMVREAGYLYDSSRIAFKENPRYGRMELAGFEEVRPCVFRDGDFFEFQMSTLKVLGKNVPVSGGGYLRIFPWWLMGRLIRRYIGNNSLYLLYIHPYELSRKPAPAPPPGLGALNNRRFRTGLGGVEAKLNLLIGALKDEGFAFTTFSALRKSLTDTGGA from the coding sequence ATGATCCCTGCGGCGTCTGCGGATACTTCGGCTGTAACCCGCCGCGTCGTGGTGCTTTCGATGGATATCGAAGACTGGTACCACGTCGATTACCTGGACAAAAACCTCTGCGACCGAAGCTACTCCATGCTTGACGGTCTGGAGGTCTACCTCGGGATAATGGACCGGCACGGAGTCTCCTCCTCGTTTTTCTGCACCGGAGAGATCGCGGAATCGATAGCCCCTTCGCTACGGCAGATGCTCCTTGCGGGCCACGAGATAGGGAGCCATACCCAATCGCACGTAAGGCCGCTTACCATCCCGGGCGAAGATTTTCGCCGCGAACTTTTTTCGTCGAAAAAGACGCTGGAAGAGATTATGGGCTCCAAAGTGGAAGGGTTTCGCGCCCCCTGCTTCAGTCTCGACGACGAAAAGCTGGCGATGGTGCGCGAGGCGGGCTACCTCTACGATTCCAGCCGCATCGCCTTCAAGGAAAATCCCCGGTACGGTCGGATGGAGCTCGCGGGCTTCGAGGAGGTCCGCCCGTGCGTCTTTCGGGACGGGGATTTTTTCGAGTTCCAGATGTCCACGCTGAAGGTTTTAGGCAAAAACGTGCCCGTTTCAGGGGGCGGATACCTGCGAATTTTCCCCTGGTGGCTCATGGGACGCCTTATAAGGCGGTATATCGGCAACAATTCGCTCTATCTTCTGTATATTCATCCCTACGAGCTTTCCCGCAAGCCCGCTCCCGCGCCTCCTCCCGGCCTCGGAGCCCTGAACAACCGCAGATTCAGGACGGGACTCGGGGGAGTGGAGGCGAAACTGAATCTTCTGATCGGGGCGCTTAAGGACGAAGGCTTTGCTTTTACGACCTTTTCAGCTTTGCGAAAGAGCCTTACGGATACCGGTGGAGCGTAG
- a CDS encoding acyltransferase — protein sequence MYVMRPLFGGCGKRFWFDPQGHYTFGNIYVGDDVSLGLRPTMIAALSEIRIGSYVMFGPEVMVIGGGHNITVPGRFMKSVHEKTGNEDLGVVIEDDVWVGARAVILRGVRVGRGSVIGAGAVVTKSVPPYALVAGNPARIIRFRWDVETIMSHEQKLYPAEKRFAREEVEKYIKESEMLSPARLNRG from the coding sequence ATGTATGTAATGCGCCCTCTTTTCGGCGGCTGCGGCAAGCGATTCTGGTTCGATCCGCAAGGCCATTACACCTTCGGCAATATTTACGTGGGCGACGACGTAAGCCTCGGCCTTCGGCCAACCATGATAGCCGCGTTGTCCGAGATCCGCATAGGCAGCTACGTGATGTTCGGGCCGGAAGTGATGGTGATAGGGGGAGGCCACAACATTACGGTTCCCGGCCGTTTTATGAAAAGCGTCCATGAAAAGACCGGCAATGAAGACCTCGGAGTCGTAATCGAGGACGACGTATGGGTCGGAGCGAGAGCCGTCATTTTGCGCGGCGTGCGGGTGGGGCGCGGCTCGGTGATCGGAGCCGGAGCCGTCGTAACGAAATCGGTGCCGCCCTACGCTCTGGTTGCGGGGAATCCCGCGCGCATCATCAGATTTCGCTGGGACGTCGAAACGATTATGTCCCACGAGCAAAAACTTTATCCGGCCGAGAAGCGTTTTGCGAGGGAAGAGGTGGAGAAGTATATAAAAGAAAGCGAAATGCTTTCGCCCGCGAGGTTGAATCGTGGCTGA
- a CDS encoding NAD-dependent epimerase/dehydratase family protein, giving the protein MFKNKILLITGGTGTFGNAVLEKFRDFDIGEIRIFSRDEKKQDDMRKEYADPRIKFYIGDVRNESSLRDAMSGVDFVFHAAALKQVPSCEFFPMEALKTNAIGTENVLTAAILDKVKRVVVLSTDKAVYPINAMGISKAMMEKVAVAKSRVAGAKTVISITRYGNVMASRGSVIPLFIKQLQEGKPLTVTDPAMTRFMMTIEDAVELVEYAFTHGSAGDIFVQKAPACTIETLTAALKKLLKAKNPVEIIGTRHGEKLYEALLSREEFAHAVDMGGYYRVPADSRDLNYALYTSKGEPKLSGLDEYHSHNTRRLDIEDTCELLMKLKCVRQAIRGEKVEV; this is encoded by the coding sequence ATGTTCAAAAACAAAATTCTTCTTATTACCGGCGGCACCGGAACCTTCGGGAACGCTGTGCTCGAGAAATTCAGGGACTTTGATATCGGCGAGATACGCATATTCAGCCGCGACGAAAAAAAGCAGGACGATATGCGGAAGGAGTACGCCGATCCCCGGATAAAGTTCTACATCGGGGACGTGCGCAACGAATCGAGCCTTCGCGACGCGATGTCGGGGGTCGATTTCGTCTTCCACGCCGCGGCCCTAAAGCAGGTGCCCTCCTGCGAGTTTTTCCCGATGGAGGCCCTCAAGACCAACGCCATCGGCACCGAAAACGTCCTCACCGCCGCGATTCTGGACAAGGTCAAGCGGGTGGTGGTGCTCAGCACCGACAAGGCCGTCTATCCCATAAACGCGATGGGGATATCGAAGGCGATGATGGAGAAGGTCGCGGTGGCCAAATCGAGGGTCGCCGGGGCGAAGACGGTAATTTCCATCACCCGTTACGGCAACGTCATGGCCAGCCGGGGTTCGGTTATCCCCCTCTTTATCAAGCAGCTTCAGGAGGGCAAGCCGCTCACCGTGACCGATCCGGCGATGACCCGCTTCATGATGACCATCGAGGACGCGGTCGAACTGGTGGAGTACGCCTTCACCCACGGCAGCGCGGGCGACATCTTCGTCCAGAAGGCCCCCGCCTGCACCATCGAGACGCTGACGGCGGCGCTGAAAAAACTTCTGAAGGCGAAGAACCCAGTAGAGATCATCGGCACGCGCCACGGGGAAAAGCTCTACGAGGCGCTGCTTTCGCGGGAGGAGTTCGCCCACGCCGTGGACATGGGAGGTTACTACCGGGTCCCGGCCGACAGCCGCGACCTAAACTACGCCCTTTACACCAGCAAGGGCGAGCCGAAGCTCAGCGGCCTCGACGAATACCACTCCCACAATACCCGGCGCCTCGACATCGAGGATACCTGCGAGCTTCTGATGAAATTAAAGTGCGTAAGACAGGCGATTCGCGGCGAAAAGGTCGAAGTCTGA
- a CDS encoding glycosyltransferase family 4 protein, protein MEYLISLMLGGAGALIMQRYAFALGFVDLPNDRSSHRIPTPRSGGVGILFAVVFSGVWLGQTLWLYLPAAFLAAVSLFDDRFGLSAKNRFLVQFACALAVVAGLRGGPGADFPSYLPLFVFWVLCLTGTANFYNFMDGINGIAGITGVLAFGGLALFGYLRGMEEAEVLFNLSVSAACLGFLPFNFPRARVFMGDVGSVLLGFLFGAQLYRYSDSPATFFLLCGLLFLFYADTYSTLFIRKMDGERLSQAHRRHLYQIMANELGLPHYAVTLLYGGVQAIVSASLLFSGPPSNIEVASLLGFWSTLFLAATYRLRKKAAAPGRVRVGK, encoded by the coding sequence ATGGAATATCTGATTTCACTGATGCTGGGCGGCGCCGGAGCCCTCATAATGCAGCGCTACGCCTTCGCCCTGGGCTTCGTCGATCTTCCCAACGACCGCAGCTCCCACAGGATTCCCACGCCAAGGAGCGGCGGGGTGGGGATCTTGTTCGCGGTTGTCTTTTCGGGTGTCTGGCTCGGGCAGACTCTGTGGCTGTACCTTCCTGCGGCCTTCCTCGCGGCGGTCAGCCTTTTTGACGACAGGTTCGGACTCAGCGCGAAAAACCGTTTCCTCGTCCAGTTCGCCTGCGCGCTGGCGGTGGTCGCGGGTCTTCGGGGGGGGCCGGGAGCGGATTTCCCCTCGTATCTGCCGCTTTTCGTCTTCTGGGTGCTGTGCCTGACGGGAACCGCGAACTTTTACAACTTTATGGACGGAATCAACGGCATTGCCGGGATTACCGGCGTGCTCGCCTTCGGAGGGCTTGCCCTGTTCGGCTACCTCAGGGGGATGGAAGAGGCGGAGGTACTTTTCAATCTCTCCGTCTCGGCGGCCTGCCTGGGCTTTCTGCCCTTCAATTTCCCGAGGGCGCGGGTTTTCATGGGGGACGTGGGCTCGGTGCTGCTCGGCTTTCTCTTCGGGGCGCAGCTCTACCGCTACAGCGACTCCCCCGCGACCTTCTTTTTGCTCTGCGGGCTTTTGTTCCTCTTCTACGCGGATACTTACTCGACTCTCTTTATACGCAAGATGGACGGGGAAAGGCTCTCCCAGGCGCACAGGCGCCATCTCTACCAGATCATGGCCAACGAACTGGGGCTGCCCCATTACGCCGTTACGCTTTTATACGGCGGGGTTCAGGCGATTGTGTCGGCTTCATTGCTTTTTTCCGGGCCGCCAAGTAATATTGAGGTGGCGTCGCTGCTTGGTTTTTGGTCAACGCTCTTTTTGGCGGCGACTTATCGTTTGCGTAAGAAAGCGGCCGCACCCGGCCGCGTTCGAGTGGGGAAATGA
- a CDS encoding ATP-grasp domain-containing protein, which yields MKYKETAVVFGLSPTGLSAARSLDRNGVAVYGVDVLRYEIGHFSKSVKHDKRISYLPAGPELLAGLISFAKECPEKPVIFNANDYYIDFIAANRAELEPYFILTDSMRPESNSVFLNKRTFYEVCEKIGVAMPRTFFPESDEEALAAAGKIRYPAIVKPSMGFKLRKLLRGKKLVEVADAEELMNWWRVFKEWNADVVLQECIGGSEQNIAVAGLYMDKNRVCRSLFTAKKYRQYPPMYGSASYIESKWMEEVAALSEDLISKLGYHGVCGTEFKWDEADRCWKLIEINCRPTLWFAITRASGVDVVWDAYCDLRGRPNPVHRGGQTDGVRWQLFIRDMVSSVHFLRSRELSFGEFWRTAIDQRNKEWAICAWDDWGANFGYVVNTLAHIWTNFIKPPGDRA from the coding sequence ATGAAATATAAAGAAACAGCGGTGGTATTCGGCCTGTCCCCGACGGGCCTCAGCGCCGCCCGTTCCCTGGACCGAAACGGCGTCGCCGTTTACGGCGTCGATGTCCTGCGCTACGAGATAGGCCACTTTTCAAAGTCGGTTAAGCACGACAAGCGCATAAGCTATCTTCCGGCGGGGCCGGAGCTGCTTGCGGGGCTCATCTCTTTTGCAAAAGAATGTCCCGAAAAGCCGGTCATCTTCAACGCGAACGATTACTACATCGATTTCATCGCCGCGAACCGCGCCGAACTGGAGCCGTATTTCATCCTGACCGATTCCATGAGGCCCGAGTCCAATTCCGTATTCCTGAACAAGCGCACCTTTTACGAGGTCTGCGAAAAAATCGGCGTCGCCATGCCCAGGACCTTTTTCCCCGAAAGCGACGAAGAGGCCTTGGCCGCCGCCGGAAAAATCAGGTATCCGGCGATTGTGAAGCCCTCGATGGGCTTCAAGCTCAGGAAACTTCTTCGCGGAAAAAAGCTCGTAGAAGTAGCCGACGCCGAAGAACTGATGAACTGGTGGCGGGTCTTCAAGGAATGGAACGCGGATGTGGTTTTGCAGGAGTGCATCGGCGGGTCGGAGCAGAATATCGCGGTGGCCGGGCTCTACATGGACAAAAACCGCGTCTGCCGCTCGCTCTTCACAGCCAAGAAATACAGGCAGTACCCGCCGATGTACGGATCGGCGTCGTACATAGAATCGAAGTGGATGGAGGAAGTGGCGGCTCTCTCGGAAGACCTGATATCAAAATTGGGGTACCACGGCGTGTGCGGCACCGAGTTCAAATGGGACGAGGCGGACCGCTGCTGGAAGCTCATAGAGATAAACTGCCGCCCGACTCTCTGGTTCGCCATAACCCGCGCCTCCGGGGTGGACGTGGTGTGGGACGCTTACTGCGACCTTCGGGGAAGGCCCAATCCCGTTCACCGCGGCGGACAGACCGACGGCGTGCGGTGGCAGCTTTTCATACGCGACATGGTCTCCTCTGTCCATTTTTTGCGTTCCAGAGAGCTTTCCTTCGGGGAGTTCTGGAGGACCGCCATCGATCAGCGAAACAAGGAGTGGGCCATCTGCGCCTGGGACGACTGGGGGGCCAATTTCGGGTACGTCGTCAACACGCTCGCCCACATCTGGACTAATTTCATAAAGCCGCCCGGGGACAGAGCATGA
- a CDS encoding SDR family oxidoreductase, producing MKVLVTGAKGFVGKNLCLALRERKEVEVFKFDIDNSQEELKGFLAKADIVFHLAGVNRPRSVEEFKSGNVGFTGELCNILRSMGRKPKVILTSSIQAERDNPYGASKLGAEGELESYCAATGAEGVVYRLKNLFGKWCRPNYNSVTATFCNNIAKGLPIQVSDPACELELTYIDDVVVAFLAELEAAPRPGFRFAEELKSTRITLGELSGMIQGFKRHRETLLLPDYSREFVRALYATYLTYLEPSDYGYGLDIKADDRGSLAEFIKSPHFGQIFISRTRPGITRGNHYHHTKTEKFMVVEGSGIIRLRSVFGGEVLEFPVRGEEYKVVDIPPGYTHSIENTGSSEMVTLFWASEQFNPGNPDTFFAPVLGAGEGKQ from the coding sequence ATGAAGGTACTTGTCACCGGCGCGAAGGGGTTCGTAGGGAAAAACCTCTGCCTGGCGCTTCGCGAGCGTAAAGAGGTCGAGGTCTTCAAATTCGACATCGACAATTCCCAAGAGGAATTGAAGGGCTTTCTGGCGAAGGCGGATATCGTATTCCACCTGGCGGGGGTCAACCGGCCCCGGAGCGTCGAGGAGTTCAAAAGCGGCAACGTCGGGTTCACCGGCGAGCTTTGCAATATCCTGAGGTCAATGGGGAGAAAACCGAAAGTAATTCTTACCTCCTCGATTCAGGCCGAGCGCGACAACCCTTACGGCGCCAGCAAGCTCGGAGCCGAGGGGGAACTGGAGAGCTACTGCGCGGCGACCGGGGCCGAGGGCGTCGTCTACCGGCTGAAGAACCTCTTCGGCAAGTGGTGCCGCCCGAACTACAACTCCGTCACCGCCACCTTCTGCAACAACATCGCGAAGGGATTGCCGATTCAGGTATCGGACCCAGCCTGCGAGCTTGAGCTAACCTACATAGACGACGTGGTCGTTGCCTTTTTGGCGGAACTCGAAGCCGCGCCCCGGCCCGGTTTCCGGTTCGCGGAGGAGCTGAAATCCACCCGTATAACCCTCGGCGAGCTTTCCGGGATGATTCAGGGGTTCAAGCGCCACCGCGAAACCCTTCTACTCCCCGATTACAGCCGAGAGTTCGTGCGGGCCCTTTACGCCACTTACCTGACCTATCTCGAACCCTCCGATTACGGCTACGGTCTCGACATAAAAGCCGACGACAGGGGAAGCCTCGCGGAATTCATAAAATCACCCCACTTCGGGCAGATTTTCATCTCTCGCACCAGACCCGGCATCACTCGGGGGAACCATTACCACCACACCAAGACGGAAAAATTCATGGTCGTGGAGGGGAGCGGAATCATACGGCTTCGCAGCGTCTTTGGCGGCGAGGTTCTGGAGTTTCCGGTGCGCGGCGAGGAATACAAGGTGGTGGACATACCTCCGGGGTACACCCATTCCATCGAAAACACCGGAAGCTCCGAGATGGTTACTCTCTTCTGGGCGAGCGAGCAGTTTAACCCGGGCAACCCCGACACTTTTTTCGCGCCGGTCCTTGGCGCGGGGGAGGGCAAGCAATGA
- a CDS encoding UDP-N-acetylglucosamine 2-epimerase (non-hydrolyzing): MTVVGTRPEIIRLSRVMAALDRHLDHVIVHTGQNYDYELNQIFFEDLEIRKPDIFLEAAGATACQTVGAIIARVDEAMGCENPDAILVLGDTNSCLAAYPAKRRKIPVFHMEAGNRCFDQRVPEEINRKIVDHISDVNMPYSSISREYLLAEGLPPDRVIKTGSPMFEILHHYLSKIKKSEVLSRLSLEEGRYFVISAHREENVDSPVEFKKLVETLDSLAETYGFRIIVSTHPRTRKRIDAEGVTLNPLVELMKPLGFCDYVKLQMSARAVLSDSGTITEESSILNFPALNIRNAHERPEGFEEASVMMTGLDWGTVKTALGVLESQPRGETRLLRPVADYSMPNVSEKVVRIILSYTDYVNRVVWKKN; encoded by the coding sequence ATGACCGTCGTCGGCACCCGGCCGGAGATAATCAGGCTCTCCCGCGTTATGGCGGCGCTCGACCGCCATCTCGACCACGTTATCGTCCACACCGGGCAGAACTACGACTACGAGCTGAACCAGATCTTTTTCGAGGACCTTGAGATACGTAAGCCAGATATCTTTCTGGAGGCCGCGGGGGCCACCGCCTGCCAGACGGTGGGCGCGATTATAGCAAGGGTAGACGAGGCGATGGGGTGTGAGAACCCGGACGCCATTCTCGTGCTGGGCGACACCAACAGCTGCCTCGCCGCCTACCCCGCGAAGCGGCGCAAGATTCCCGTCTTCCATATGGAGGCGGGGAACCGCTGCTTCGACCAGAGGGTGCCCGAGGAGATAAACCGCAAGATAGTCGACCACATCAGCGACGTTAACATGCCCTACAGCTCGATCTCCCGCGAGTACCTCCTTGCCGAGGGGCTTCCTCCCGACCGGGTTATCAAGACCGGCAGCCCGATGTTCGAGATTCTCCACCACTACTTGTCCAAGATTAAAAAATCGGAGGTTCTCTCCCGGCTTTCCCTTGAGGAGGGGCGGTACTTCGTGATAAGCGCCCACCGCGAGGAAAACGTGGATTCCCCGGTGGAGTTCAAAAAGCTCGTGGAGACCCTTGACAGCCTCGCCGAAACCTACGGTTTCAGGATTATCGTTTCGACCCATCCGAGAACCAGAAAGCGCATAGACGCCGAGGGGGTCACCCTGAACCCTCTGGTCGAACTGATGAAGCCTCTGGGTTTTTGCGATTACGTTAAGCTCCAGATGAGCGCCAGGGCGGTCCTTTCCGACAGCGGGACGATTACCGAGGAGAGTTCCATACTCAATTTTCCCGCGCTCAACATACGCAACGCTCACGAGAGGCCCGAGGGTTTCGAGGAAGCGTCGGTAATGATGACCGGGCTCGACTGGGGAACGGTAAAGACCGCGCTCGGCGTCCTCGAAAGCCAGCCGAGGGGGGAAACGAGGCTTCTTCGCCCCGTGGCCGACTATTCGATGCCCAACGTCAGCGAGAAGGTGGTGAGGATAATTCTGAGCTACACGGACTACGTGAACAGGGTGGTCTGGAAAAAGAACTGA
- a CDS encoding glycosyltransferase family 1 protein: MADRPLRVCLVSPVPPPYGGIGHWTQMVLRHSEKHGDLEMSVINTAPRWRAVHDLAKWKRVTGGGLQLLRDVARFISLMIRRKPDVVHLTTSGQLAVVRDIWILRIARLFKVPAVYHIRFGRVPEIAGEGTWEWRMMRRAMAMAHTVIPLDSATEDAIRKYAPKVRVLRIPNCIDPSELPAPREPTGEGTAMYLGWVIPTKGVGELVEAWTRLKPKGWRLMVAGPGDAAYKEELLKTHRPERLEFTGELGHEEAMKLLAGADLFVLPSYTEGFPNVILEAMVLGRPIVATTVGAIPEMISDGCGILISPKNVEELTDALSRALSDGALRAGLGVCARARALEEFSIEAVFARYKALWKSCSAKSN; the protein is encoded by the coding sequence GTGGCTGACCGCCCACTTCGCGTGTGCCTGGTCTCCCCCGTGCCGCCGCCTTACGGCGGTATCGGTCACTGGACGCAGATGGTTCTTCGCCATTCCGAAAAACACGGCGATCTGGAGATGAGCGTAATAAACACAGCTCCCCGGTGGCGCGCCGTTCACGATCTGGCGAAATGGAAGAGGGTGACAGGGGGAGGGCTCCAGCTTTTGCGCGACGTGGCGAGGTTCATCTCCCTCATGATCAGGCGAAAACCCGACGTGGTGCACCTCACCACCTCGGGCCAGCTGGCCGTCGTCCGCGACATCTGGATTCTCAGGATTGCGCGGCTGTTCAAGGTTCCGGCGGTCTATCACATACGCTTCGGGAGGGTGCCCGAGATCGCCGGAGAGGGTACGTGGGAGTGGCGAATGATGCGCCGGGCGATGGCAATGGCGCACACCGTCATCCCCCTCGATTCGGCGACTGAAGACGCAATCCGGAAATACGCGCCCAAAGTCAGGGTGCTCCGTATTCCGAACTGCATCGACCCCTCCGAACTGCCCGCGCCCCGCGAACCAACCGGCGAGGGGACGGCCATGTACCTCGGCTGGGTAATTCCCACGAAGGGCGTCGGCGAGCTGGTGGAAGCCTGGACGCGGCTTAAGCCGAAGGGGTGGCGGCTTATGGTCGCGGGGCCCGGCGACGCGGCGTATAAAGAAGAGCTTCTAAAGACGCACCGGCCCGAAAGACTGGAGTTCACCGGCGAGCTCGGCCATGAAGAGGCGATGAAACTCTTGGCCGGGGCGGACCTCTTCGTGCTTCCGAGCTACACCGAGGGTTTTCCCAACGTGATTCTGGAGGCGATGGTTCTGGGGAGGCCGATAGTGGCAACCACCGTCGGGGCCATCCCGGAGATGATTTCGGACGGCTGCGGGATTTTAATCAGCCCCAAAAACGTTGAAGAACTGACGGATGCTTTGTCCCGCGCCCTTTCAGACGGAGCCTTGCGGGCCGGTCTCGGCGTTTGCGCCCGCGCCCGCGCCCTTGAGGAATTTTCAATCGAGGCGGTATTCGCGCGGTACAAGGCGCTGTGGAAAAGCTGTTCGGCCAAATCGAATTGA
- a CDS encoding glycosyltransferase WbuB, with amino-acid sequence MAKILLHTLVFPPDGNSNAYIFGDLALELKNLGHELVVLTTTPHYNLDEEALRAQPMRPERGDWLLKSDYYGIPCYHIKVPQVKGSIATRMKTAILFHGLGFYAALGKEFSCDVVLSQSPPLSIGLVSAWIAKKHRAKAVYLVQDIFPDGLIDQGKIKNPLLIRFLRLLERKVYKSSDAVTSISDGLVEILRKRVPATTLLRTIPNFVNTELYRPLPRHSDFSKEHGLDDRFVASYVGNMGNAQNFAPVMAAAKALKGLPFKFILAGGGIKQEALAREAREKNLENLEVWGYQPREVTPVINASSDLCLVLLSSHVKNFSFPSKIYTIMACGRPILLYGHPEADVSRFVQESKIGWVVPDGDVEGFCETLKRLSGDRQTLDEYGRRALALAKERFTAKAVAHSYDDLFATLTGTGRKTA; translated from the coding sequence ATGGCGAAAATTCTCCTCCACACGCTGGTTTTTCCGCCGGACGGGAATTCCAACGCCTACATTTTCGGGGATCTGGCCCTGGAGCTTAAAAACCTCGGCCACGAGCTCGTGGTCCTCACCACGACCCCCCATTACAACCTCGACGAAGAGGCGCTCCGGGCGCAGCCGATGAGGCCGGAACGCGGCGATTGGCTGCTCAAAAGCGACTACTACGGCATACCCTGCTACCACATAAAGGTTCCGCAGGTGAAAGGCTCCATCGCCACCCGCATGAAGACGGCGATACTCTTTCACGGGCTGGGTTTCTACGCGGCCCTCGGAAAAGAATTCAGTTGCGACGTGGTTCTGTCCCAGTCGCCGCCGCTCTCGATAGGCCTCGTAAGCGCCTGGATAGCGAAGAAGCATCGGGCGAAGGCGGTTTACCTCGTGCAGGACATCTTTCCGGACGGGCTTATCGACCAGGGGAAAATAAAAAATCCCCTGTTGATCCGGTTTTTGCGCCTTCTGGAGAGGAAGGTTTACAAAAGCAGCGATGCCGTAACCAGCATCTCCGACGGCCTCGTGGAGATACTCCGTAAAAGGGTGCCCGCAACCACGCTCCTTAGAACCATCCCGAATTTCGTCAACACGGAGCTTTACCGTCCCCTCCCGAGGCACAGCGATTTTTCAAAGGAGCACGGCCTCGATGATCGTTTCGTCGCGAGCTACGTCGGAAACATGGGAAACGCCCAGAATTTCGCGCCCGTAATGGCCGCCGCGAAGGCCCTCAAGGGTCTGCCGTTTAAATTCATCCTCGCCGGGGGCGGGATAAAGCAGGAGGCTCTGGCGAGAGAGGCCAGGGAAAAGAATCTGGAGAATCTGGAGGTCTGGGGGTACCAGCCGAGGGAAGTCACGCCGGTTATAAACGCCTCCAGCGACCTTTGCCTCGTGCTCCTCTCCTCGCACGTCAAGAACTTCAGCTTCCCCTCCAAGATTTACACCATCATGGCCTGCGGAAGGCCGATACTCCTCTACGGACACCCCGAGGCGGACGTATCGCGCTTCGTGCAGGAATCGAAGATAGGCTGGGTTGTCCCGGACGGCGACGTAGAGGGGTTTTGCGAAACCCTCAAGAGACTCTCCGGCGACCGCCAAACCCTTGACGAATACGGGCGGCGGGCGCTCGCTCTGGCTAAAGAGCGCTTTACGGCGAAGGCCGTCGCCCATTCTTACGACGACCTTTTCGCGACGCTGACGGGAACCGGACGAAAGACCGCATGA
- a CDS encoding acyltransferase has translation MEKLFGQIELISGVLSRSNLVSSEKITNSGSSGGDGFEGGRFLAMLMVVYGHWLQYAGRYSLPGLTPGEIAKILHYLYSVHIQVFFFIAGFVYYKYSKPIGGFGKYRSFLAGKALRLLVPFLSVSLVQFAVKYFLGGGEPRQLAVMLFAPRGGPAAHLWFLYVLFAIFAIAGSAELLRGAKKPIALFACSLALACLPIGFPSYKEFGLLDLQSLVWFMQFFLAGSVLAEKGLNFPALNRYWFFALLAFGVWGLSRPESFSGYPSAEQGVFNRIFQFAVTLAGIAAVIRFGSFVKGVLSRFVAGISGLSYDIYLLHVIIAHGMFTVFVRLKPGLAASLVWVTLGPALCIGTAILIAGALRAYAPLRMVFLGLPYRR, from the coding sequence GTGGAAAAGCTGTTCGGCCAAATCGAATTGATTAGCGGCGTCTTATCGCGGAGCAATCTGGTGTCGTCTGAAAAAATAACAAATTCCGGAAGTTCTGGCGGCGACGGCTTCGAAGGAGGGCGCTTTCTGGCCATGCTCATGGTGGTTTACGGCCATTGGCTCCAGTATGCAGGCCGTTACTCTCTTCCGGGGCTGACTCCGGGGGAGATAGCCAAAATACTGCATTATCTCTATTCGGTGCATATACAGGTTTTCTTTTTTATCGCCGGTTTTGTATATTATAAATATTCAAAGCCCATAGGCGGCTTCGGGAAATACCGGAGTTTCCTGGCGGGCAAGGCGCTCCGGCTTCTTGTCCCGTTTTTATCGGTCAGCCTGGTGCAGTTCGCCGTCAAATACTTTCTGGGAGGCGGAGAGCCCCGGCAGCTGGCAGTCATGCTGTTTGCGCCCCGTGGCGGACCGGCGGCGCATTTATGGTTCCTGTACGTGCTTTTTGCGATTTTTGCCATTGCGGGCTCAGCCGAACTGCTGCGCGGCGCAAAAAAGCCTATCGCGCTATTTGCTTGCTCGCTGGCTCTTGCGTGTCTGCCGATCGGGTTTCCTTCCTACAAAGAGTTCGGCTTGCTGGATTTGCAGTCGCTGGTCTGGTTTATGCAGTTTTTTCTGGCGGGAAGCGTTTTGGCCGAAAAGGGGCTTAACTTTCCGGCGCTTAACCGGTACTGGTTTTTCGCCCTCCTGGCGTTTGGCGTCTGGGGGCTCTCGCGGCCGGAGTCTTTTTCCGGCTATCCCTCGGCGGAGCAAGGGGTTTTTAACCGAATCTTTCAGTTTGCGGTAACCCTGGCGGGTATCGCAGCCGTGATCCGCTTCGGCTCTTTTGTAAAAGGAGTTCTCAGCCGATTTGTGGCCGGGATTTCCGGGCTATCCTACGACATATACCTGCTGCACGTTATTATAGCCCACGGCATGTTCACTGTTTTTGTAAGACTAAAACCGGGATTGGCGGCTTCGCTGGTCTGGGTGACGCTGGGCCCGGCGCTGTGCATTGGAACGGCGATTTTAATTGCCGGGGCGCTACGCGCATACGCGCCCCTGCGCATGGTTTTTCTGGGATTACCTTACCGGCGGTAG